The following coding sequences are from one Paenibacillus sp. JDR-2 window:
- a CDS encoding glycoside hydrolase family 88 protein: MWKTAIEGAIATIARNIDRFGDSYPHVGEGSRYTLIENNDWTNGFWSGLLWLGYEYSGDERLREAARKITASFRRRLKDNVVLDHHDIGFLYSLSAKAEWIVDGSESAKELALAAADVMMKRWRKEGGYFQAWGAEGDPVEGGRIIIDCLLNLPLLYWASEQTGNPVYKEAAKAQAEKSRRYLVRGDDSSYHTFFFDRQTGEPVGGATHQGFGNGSAWTRGQAWGIYGFALSYRYTRDPLFLETSKRMAVYFLKHLPADGVAYWDFHLPEEQRKYRDSSASAIAAAGLLELLSHLDPKDVAFEDLRDGLQYTMEALVSKYSTNGGGDEEGLLKHGSYHVRGGLAPDDYMIWGDYFYLEALLRLDRGIGGYWYERNRDRD, from the coding sequence ATGTGGAAGACGGCAATTGAAGGGGCAATCGCCACGATTGCGAGAAATATTGATAGATTCGGAGATTCTTACCCACATGTAGGGGAAGGCAGCCGTTATACGCTAATAGAGAACAATGACTGGACCAACGGATTTTGGAGCGGACTGTTATGGCTCGGGTATGAATATTCGGGTGACGAAAGATTAAGAGAGGCGGCAAGAAAAATAACGGCAAGCTTCCGCCGGAGACTGAAGGACAACGTGGTGCTGGACCATCATGATATCGGCTTTCTGTATTCTCTATCCGCAAAGGCGGAATGGATCGTTGACGGCAGTGAATCGGCGAAGGAGCTGGCTCTTGCGGCGGCGGACGTCATGATGAAGCGCTGGCGCAAGGAGGGAGGTTATTTTCAGGCTTGGGGAGCGGAAGGGGATCCGGTGGAAGGCGGAAGAATTATTATCGATTGCCTGCTTAACTTGCCTCTTCTGTATTGGGCCTCTGAACAGACGGGCAACCCGGTCTATAAGGAAGCGGCCAAAGCCCAGGCGGAGAAAAGCAGACGGTATCTGGTAAGAGGCGACGACAGCTCTTATCATACGTTTTTCTTCGACCGGCAGACCGGTGAACCGGTTGGCGGCGCGACGCATCAAGGCTTCGGCAACGGCTCGGCCTGGACGCGCGGACAGGCATGGGGCATCTATGGCTTTGCATTGTCCTATCGCTATACGCGCGATCCGCTGTTTCTCGAAACCTCGAAGCGGATGGCAGTCTATTTCTTAAAGCATCTGCCGGCGGACGGCGTTGCATATTGGGATTTCCACCTGCCGGAGGAGCAGCGGAAGTACCGGGACAGCTCGGCCTCCGCGATTGCGGCAGCCGGACTGCTGGAGCTATTATCGCATTTGGATCCGAAGGATGTTGCGTTTGAAGATTTGCGTGACGGTCTGCAGTATACAATGGAGGCGCTGGTTTCTAAATATTCGACTAATGGCGGCGGGGATGAGGAAGGTCTGCTGAAGCATGGCTCTTATCATGTGCGGGGCGGGCTGGCGCCGGATGATTATATGATCTGGGGAGACTATTTTTATCTGGAAGCATTGCTCCGGCTTGATAGAGGAATCGGCGGCTATTGGTATGAAAGGAACCGGGATCGGGACTAA